A single window of Acetobacteraceae bacterium DNA harbors:
- the rpsU gene encoding 30S ribosomal protein S21 produces MQVTVRDNNIEQALKALKKKLQREGVFREMKLRRHFEKPSEKRARESAEAVRRARKMERKRVEREGF; encoded by the coding sequence GTGCAAGTTACAGTTCGCGATAATAACATCGAGCAGGCTTTAAAAGCTCTTAAAAAGAAACTCCAGCGGGAAGGAGTGTTTCGCGAAATGAAGCTCCGTCGTCATTTTGAAAAACCTTCAGAAAAACGTGCCCGCGAATCAGCAGAAGCCGTTCGTCGTGCTCGTAAGATGGAGCGTAAACGCGTCGAGCGCGAAGGTTTCTAA
- a CDS encoding outer membrane protein assembly factor BamE, with the protein MKRKKLLPLPFIVALSCLPLVSGCSYLIPNPLEQGAILDPKDYEKLTPGKTTKDEAIAFIGSPTTHATFDDNTWIYITMTTGLIPASYPGIKSQRVVILNFDNGGILQDIKVLHKGDAKPVSMVSRVTPTPGTKISVMQELLGSVGRYNPLGGMGGAFGGLGGMGRGGMGSGMMGGGAGGGGTGNTL; encoded by the coding sequence ATGAAAAGAAAAAAATTACTTCCCCTTCCTTTTATTGTTGCTCTATCCTGCCTTCCTTTGGTCTCCGGCTGTTCTTACCTCATACCCAACCCTTTAGAGCAGGGAGCTATTTTAGATCCTAAAGACTATGAAAAGCTCACGCCGGGAAAAACAACCAAAGATGAAGCCATTGCGTTTATCGGCTCTCCGACAACGCATGCTACCTTTGATGACAATACTTGGATCTACATTACCATGACGACAGGCCTTATTCCTGCGAGCTATCCTGGCATTAAATCTCAGCGTGTCGTGATTCTTAATTTTGATAATGGTGGCATTCTACAAGATATCAAAGTCCTCCATAAAGGGGATGCTAAGCCTGTTTCCATGGTTTCCAGAGTAACCCCTACCCCTGGAACAAAAATTTCCGTTATGCAGGAACTCTTAGGTTCTGTTGGGCGTTACAATCCTCTTGGTGGAATGGGTGGTGCTTTCGGTGGACTTGGCGGTATGGGGCGTGGCGGTATGGGGTCAGGCATGATGGGCGGCGGCGCTGGTGGCGGCGGAACTGGAAATACCCTATAA